The window AAGGTATACTCGGAACAGGAGCCGGTGCCCCTTTTCAGCACGACCGGAGCCACGTTCCAGCCACCCTCCAGCTTGTACTCCACCGTGTTGCGCACGTAGTCGAATATCTTGCGGGCCATCCAGTAGGGATTGGTCTCGTCACCTACAATTTCCTTGGCCAGATCCTGGATGTAAGGATCGTCAATCTGATACTTGCTGCCGTTAGCGGTATAGGTCTTCCGGATGTCCCGCGGAACGTCCTTCAGCGTGCCGCAGCGGTGGGGGAAAATGAAGTAATTGATCTCGGAGACCTCGGCCTCAACCGTCATAATGGTCTGGATGGCGGCTTCCGACTGGATATCCTCATAGTGGAAATGAGCGAAAGCCTGGTTCCAGCGGTCGGTGATGGTCCGGTAGTCCTCCGGGGTGAACGATTGGGCTTGAATCTGCTGCTGCGGCAGGTTTTCCGGGATGGCGATGTAGACGTTCAGCTCCTGGAGCTGTCCCTGACCATAGACCTTGACTTCATGGGTAAAGGTCACGCGCGCCTTTCTCTGATTTTCTAGGGTGTAGAGCTCATCGTCTTCCCGCACGAGCTGGTAAAGGCTGTCGGCTTGATAATCTACGTTCCATAGATATTTTCCATCCCAGGTCAGGCCGCGAGGGTAGGGCCTCGGAGATTTCATTACGATGATGACTTCGCCATCTTGGGGATCGATCATATGGATCTCGTCCAGGATGCGGTCGGCGCACCACAAATAGGTGCCGTCGAAGGTCAGTCCCTGGGGATTTTCAGCAGGAGCGGAGAAGGATTGGACAGCGGTGCCGTCACTCAGGTCGACTTTCATGATTTTGTCGGCCCCGGCATCACTGACCCACAGCGTTTGACCGTCCCATGCCAGTCCTTCCGGACTGCTGCCGGGGGCGTCGATGGCCCTCAGGATCGTCCCGTCCGACGGGTCAACTTGAAATATCTTTTGCTGCTGCTGATCGATATTCCATAAGTAGCGCCCATCCCAGGTTAATCCCAGCGGCCAGAAGCCGGGCGAGGCCAGCTCCTTAACCACGGCACCCGTTTTCGGATTCATACAGACCAGCTTGTCCGCTTTATGATCAGTCACCCATAGGTTGGTGCCGTCGAATGCCAGTCCGGTCGGGCAGGTAAAGGGGGCTTTAAAAGAGTGAATGACTTTGCCGGGATGGGCCAGAGTCGAGGTTGAAGTTCCCAGAAACAGGAACAGGATGAGGGTCGGCATATAGCGCATGATTAGGATTTCCTTTGCTAGAATGATAGGGGGTGTACTCTTGTTTCCTATATGATAGGTGCAAAGGTCAATGAAAGCAAGCAAAACGGCGAATTCATCCGGGTAGCGGCTCATTTGGGGCTACCGGTGCCCGGGTGCGGGCACTTTCGAAACCCGGCCCGGACAACTTTCAGGTTCTGTGCCTTGACATCGGGTAGGCGGGCTGGGTACCTTGCCGCCAAGTGGTTATCTAAGAGTATTTCAATGGCACCTTGGTTCGGGGATAAACCCGACCTCACGAAACATGCTGAGCCAACGGGATCTGGTTCGGGGGGACCGGCAGAGGACTTACGGCGTTATTATCGGCAGTCCCTGGTCGCGTGGATTGCGGAATTGGAATCGGCTGGTGCGTCCCTGTTGGCCCGCGAGCCGGGGGCGGTTGAGACTGTGCAGCAGATCGCCCACATCCTGAAGGGATCGGGCGGCACTTTCGGCTTCCCGGAGATCACCACAGCTGCTAAGGCCCTGCAAAAAGCCAAGCAGGAGGACCTGTCGGCTAGCCTGGAAGCGTTGCTGGCAATCCTGCGCAGCGTGGTGGCCTCGGAGGCGGAGCGATAAAGTCTGCCGCGGACAGGTCT of the Candidatus Neomarinimicrobiota bacterium genome contains:
- a CDS encoding transglutaminase domain-containing protein codes for the protein MRYMPTLILFLFLGTSTSTLAHPGKVIHSFKAPFTCPTGLAFDGTNLWVTDHKADKLVCMNPKTGAVVKELASPGFWPLGLTWDGRYLWNIDQQQQKIFQVDPSDGTILRAIDAPGSSPEGLAWDGQTLWVSDAGADKIMKVDLSDGTAVQSFSAPAENPQGLTFDGTYLWCADRILDEIHMIDPQDGEVIIVMKSPRPYPRGLTWDGKYLWNVDYQADSLYQLVREDDELYTLENQRKARVTFTHEVKVYGQGQLQELNVYIAIPENLPQQQIQAQSFTPEDYRTITDRWNQAFAHFHYEDIQSEAAIQTIMTVEAEVSEINYFIFPHRCGTLKDVPRDIRKTYTANGSKYQIDDPYIQDLAKEIVGDETNPYWMARKIFDYVRNTVEYKLEGGWNVAPVVLKRGTGSCSEYT
- a CDS encoding Hpt domain-containing protein; this translates as MAPWFGDKPDLTKHAEPTGSGSGGPAEDLRRYYRQSLVAWIAELESAGASLLAREPGAVETVQQIAHILKGSGGTFGFPEITTAAKALQKAKQEDLSASLEALLAILRSVVASEAER